In 'Nostoc azollae' 0708, the following are encoded in one genomic region:
- a CDS encoding ATP-dependent Clp protease ATP-binding subunit gives MFERFTEKAIKVIMLAQEEARRLGHNFVGTEQILLGLIGEGTGVAAKVLKSMGVNLKDARIEVEKIIGRGSGFVAVEIPFTPRAKRVLELSLEEARQLGHNYIGTEHLLLGLIREGEGVAARVLENLGVDLSKVRTQVIRMLGETAEVSPGGGSSGRTKTPTLDEFGSNLTQMATDNKLDPVVGRAKEIERVIQILGRRTKNNPVLIGEPGVGKTAIAEGLASRIANKDVPDILEDKRVVTLDIGLLVAGTKYRGEFEERLKKIMDEIRSAGNVILVIDEVHTLIGAGAAEGAIDAANILKPALARGELQCIGATTLDEYRKHIERDAALERRFQPVMVGEPSVDETIEILYGLRDRYEQHHKLKISDEALVAAAKLSDRYISDRYLPDKAIDLVDEAGSRVRLINSQLPPAAKELDKELRQILKEKDDAVRSQDFDRAGELRDREMEIKAEIRTIAQTKTNAAGGDGVEPVVTEEDIAHIVASWTGVPVNKLTESESEKLLHMEDTLHQRLIGQDDAVKAVSRAIRRARVGLKNPNRPIASFVFSGPTGVGKTELAKSLASYFFGSEEAMIRLDMSEYMERHTVSKLIGSPPGYVGYNEGGQLTEAVRRRPYTVVLFDEIEKAHPDVFNMLLQILEDGRLTDAKGRTVDFKNTLLILTSNIGSKVIEKGGSGIGFEFAEDATESQYNRIRSLVNEELKQYFRPEFLNRLDEIIVFRQLNKLEVTQIAEIMLKEVFGRLTEKGITLEVSDRFKERLVQEGYSPSYGARPLRRAIMRLLEDSLAEEILSGRIKDGDTALVDVDENGIVQVSSQPRRELLPQGVES, from the coding sequence ATGTTTGAACGCTTCACAGAAAAAGCCATTAAGGTAATCATGCTGGCCCAAGAAGAGGCCCGCCGTTTAGGTCACAACTTTGTTGGAACCGAGCAGATCCTCTTGGGTCTCATAGGGGAAGGGACAGGAGTGGCCGCCAAGGTGCTGAAATCAATGGGCGTTAATCTTAAAGATGCCCGCATTGAAGTTGAAAAAATCATAGGTCGGGGTTCAGGCTTTGTAGCCGTGGAAATTCCGTTTACGCCACGGGCAAAGCGAGTTCTAGAACTATCCTTGGAAGAAGCACGCCAACTGGGGCATAACTACATAGGCACCGAGCATCTGCTGTTGGGCCTCATCCGCGAAGGGGAAGGTGTAGCAGCCAGGGTGTTAGAAAACCTCGGTGTGGATTTATCTAAGGTGAGAACCCAGGTAATCCGTATGTTGGGAGAAACAGCCGAAGTTTCACCAGGGGGAGGTTCATCTGGTCGCACGAAAACCCCGACTTTGGATGAATTTGGTTCCAACCTGACCCAAATGGCCACAGACAATAAACTTGATCCTGTGGTGGGACGTGCTAAAGAAATTGAGCGCGTGATTCAAATTTTGGGTCGCCGGACTAAGAATAATCCAGTGCTAATTGGTGAACCAGGGGTAGGTAAAACGGCTATTGCTGAAGGTCTAGCGAGCCGGATAGCTAACAAAGATGTCCCCGACATTCTCGAAGATAAGCGTGTTGTTACTCTTGATATTGGCTTGCTGGTAGCAGGAACGAAATACCGGGGTGAATTTGAAGAACGCCTAAAAAAAATCATGGATGAAATCCGTTCTGCGGGTAATGTCATCCTTGTTATTGACGAGGTTCACACTTTAATCGGTGCAGGTGCGGCTGAAGGGGCGATTGATGCAGCGAATATCCTCAAGCCAGCTTTGGCACGGGGTGAGTTGCAGTGTATCGGTGCGACCACTTTAGATGAGTATCGTAAACACATTGAACGGGATGCAGCGTTGGAAAGACGCTTCCAGCCTGTGATGGTAGGTGAGCCTTCTGTTGATGAAACAATTGAAATTTTATATGGTTTGCGCGATCGCTACGAGCAACACCACAAGTTAAAAATCTCCGATGAAGCTTTAGTCGCGGCGGCGAAGTTGTCTGATCGATATATTAGCGATCGCTACCTCCCAGATAAAGCCATCGACTTGGTTGATGAAGCAGGCTCACGGGTGCGCTTGATTAACTCCCAGCTACCCCCAGCAGCTAAAGAGTTAGACAAGGAATTGCGGCAAATCTTAAAAGAAAAAGATGATGCTGTCCGTTCTCAGGACTTTGACCGAGCCGGAGAACTGCGGGACAGAGAAATGGAAATCAAAGCGGAAATACGCACCATTGCTCAAACCAAAACCAACGCGGCTGGTGGTGACGGTGTTGAACCTGTAGTCACAGAAGAAGACATCGCTCACATTGTTGCTTCTTGGACAGGTGTACCAGTGAACAAACTCACTGAATCTGAATCCGAGAAGTTGCTACACATGGAAGACACCTTACATCAGCGCCTCATCGGTCAAGATGATGCTGTGAAGGCTGTTTCCCGCGCTATTCGTCGCGCTCGTGTTGGTTTGAAGAATCCTAATCGGCCAATTGCCAGTTTTGTCTTCTCTGGTCCAACTGGGGTTGGTAAAACTGAGTTGGCTAAATCCTTGGCTTCTTACTTCTTCGGTTCTGAAGAAGCAATGATTCGCTTGGATATGTCCGAGTACATGGAACGTCACACCGTTAGTAAACTGATTGGTTCACCTCCAGGTTACGTTGGTTACAACGAAGGTGGTCAATTAACAGAAGCTGTACGCCGTCGTCCTTATACAGTAGTGCTGTTTGACGAAATCGAAAAAGCACACCCCGATGTGTTCAACATGCTGCTGCAAATTTTGGAAGATGGTCGTTTAACTGACGCGAAGGGTCGCACCGTGGACTTTAAGAACACCTTGCTGATTTTGACTTCCAACATTGGTTCTAAGGTAATTGAAAAAGGTGGTAGCGGTATTGGTTTCGAGTTTGCTGAGGATGCGACCGAATCTCAATACAACCGGATTCGTTCTTTGGTGAACGAGGAACTAAAGCAATACTTCCGTCCTGAGTTCTTAAACCGTTTGGATGAAATTATTGTCTTCCGTCAGTTGAACAAGCTTGAAGTTACCCAAATCGCCGAAATCATGCTGAAGGAAGTGTTCGGTCGGTTAACAGAAAAAGGCATTACTTTAGAAGTGAGTGATCGCTTCAAAGAGCGCCTAGTTCAAGAGGGTTACAGTCCCAGCTACGGTGCAAGGCCATTACGTCGGGCAATTATGCGCTTGTTAGAAGATAGTTTAGCGGAAGAAATTCTATCTGGACGCATCAAAGACGGTGATACTGCTCTTGTTGATGTTGATGAAAATGGCATTGTTCAAGTTAGTTCTCAACCGCGTCGGGAGTTGTTACCCCAGGGTGTTGAGTCATAG
- a CDS encoding DUF6888 family protein, translating into MCCWLTKLYLPINLGRVDKRTGNVFILGGEENMIEIYPNGK; encoded by the coding sequence CTGTGTTGTTGGTTAACTAAACTATATTTACCCATAAACCTGGGTCGAGTTGATAAACGTACAGGTAATGTGTTTATCCTCGGGGGTGAAGAGAATATGATAGAAATATATCCCAATGGTAAATGA
- a CDS encoding DUF6887 family protein, with translation MKVCGMSQPNFQGMITKELRAYALSHRDDQETFYIYVNKLNAEANWVEMPPSESVDDL, from the coding sequence ATGAAGGTATGTGGTATGAGTCAGCCTAACTTCCAAGGTATGATTACAAAAGAATTACGTGCTTATGCTTTATCTCATCGAGATGATCAAGAGACATTCTACATTTATGTAAATAAATTGAATGCTGAGGCAAATTGGGTAGAAATGCCCCCATCAGAATCTGTTGATGATTTGTGA
- a CDS encoding DUF6887 family protein has protein sequence MILNELRRYVLSHREDIQAFHAYIDSSFKI, from the coding sequence ATGATTCTTAATGAGCTACGTCGTTATGTTCTCTCTCACAGAGAAGATATTCAAGCTTTTCACGCATACATAGATAGCTCGTTCAAAATCTGA
- a CDS encoding tryptophan-rich sensory protein yields MLLLILFVVHLALGDTWNTIFTVERRLGAAVPVVILGPWLSAIVVTAIYWQSVPLAGMILSFSCVWLTVASVLGLRVWQLNGSEPLYPLKLAPVEK; encoded by the coding sequence GTGTTGCTGTTAATTCTGTTTGTGGTACATCTGGCTTTAGGGGATACCTGGAATACGATTTTTACCGTAGAACGGAGATTAGGTGCGGCTGTTCCTGTTGTGATTTTGGGTCCTTGGTTATCTGCAATAGTGGTGACAGCAATTTATTGGCAAAGTGTTCCTTTAGCGGGAATGATTTTATCTTTTTCTTGTGTGTGGCTAACTGTAGCTTCTGTGTTAGGATTGAGAGTATGGCAATTAAATGGATCTGAGCCTTTGTATCCTTTAAAGCTTGCACCTGTGGAGAAGTAA